The following coding sequences are from one Macaca nemestrina isolate mMacNem1 chromosome 1, mMacNem.hap1, whole genome shotgun sequence window:
- the LOC105494465 gene encoding arginine/serine-rich protein 1 — translation MSNYVNDMWPGSPQEKDSPSASRSGGSSRLSSRSRSRSFSRSSRSRSRVSSRFSSRSRSRSRRSRSRSRSRRRHQRKYRRYSRSYSRSRSRSRSRRYRERRYGFSRRYYRSPSRSRSRSRSRSRERSYYGRAYAMARGRRYYGFGRTVYPEERSKWRDRSRTRSRSRTPFRLSEKDRMELLEIAKANAAKALGTTNIDLPASLRTVHVAKETSHGIGVSSNGAKPELSENVTEDGPRNPSEKPSQQRSIAFSSNNSVAKPIQKSAKAATEETSSRSPKIDKKKSPYGLWIPV, via the exons ATGTCCAACTACGTGAACGACATGTGGCCGGGCTCGCCGCAGGAGAAGGATTCGCCCTCCGCCTCGCGGTCGGGCGGGTCCAGCCGGCTCTCTTCGCGGTCTAGGAGCCGTTCTTTTTCCAGAAGCTCTCGGTCCCGTTCCCGCGTCTCGAGTCGGTTTTCGTCCAGGAGTCGGAGCCGGAGCCGGAGGAGTAGGTCAAGGTCCCGTTCCCGAAGGCGCCACCAGCGGAAGTACAGACGCTACTCGCGGTCATACTCGCGGAGCCGGTCGCGATCTCGCAGCCGCCGTTACCGAGAGAGGCGCTACGGCTTCTCCAGGAGATACTACCGGTCTCCTTCGCGGTCCCGGTCCCGTAGCAGGTCGCGCTCTCGGGAAAGGTCGTACTACGGAAGGGCGTACGCGATGGCGCGGGGGCGGCGCTACTATGGCTTTGGTCGCACAGTGTACCCGGAGGAGCGCAGCAAATGGAGGGACAGATCCAGGACGAGGTCGCGGAGCAGAACCCCCTTTCGCTTAAGTGAAAAAG atcgAATGGAGCTGTTAGAAATAGCAAAAGCCAATGCAGCGAAAGCTTTAGGAACAACCAACATTGACTTGCCAGCTAGTCTCAGAACTGTGCATGTAGCCAAAGAAACAAGCCATGGAATAGGTGTATCAAGTAATGGTGCAAAGCCTGAA CTGTCAGAAAACGTAACAGAAGATGGACCTAGAAATCCTAGTGAAAAACCTTCCCAGCAAAGAAGCATAGCTTTTAGTTCTAAT AATTCTGTAGCAAAaccaatacaaaaatcagctaaaGCTGCCACAGAAGAGACATCTTCAAGATCACcaaaaatagataagaaaaaaagtCCATATGGACTGTGGATACCTGTCTGA